From the genome of Bradyrhizobium sp. ORS 278:
CATGTCGACGCCGACCTGGTCATTCCCGACAAGGACCTCACCTTGCGCAAGGGCGCGATCGCGCCCTGGGCCAAGTCGTCCTCGCCCTATTACCTGCAGACGCTGACAGCGCTCGGCAAGTTCTACAAGTTCACGCTCGACACCAAGTGGAAGGACCTGCCGAAGAAGACGCAGAACGCGCTCTTACACGGCTCCGGCGACGACGAGATCAAGTTCACCTATGAGGACGGCGTCCGCTCCTACGACACCAAGAAGCCGTTCGAGGGCGTCATCACCAACATCGAGCGCCGCTTCCGCGAGACCGAGAGCGAATGGGCCCGCGAGGAACTCGGCAAATATTTCAACGACGTGCCCTGCGCCGGCTGCAAGGGGTTCCGGCTCAAGCCGGAGGCGCTGAGCGTCAAGGTCGGCGGCAAGCATATCGGCGAGATCTCCGATCTCTCCGTCAAGGCCGCCGGCGAATGGTTCGCCGAGGTGCCGTCGCAGCTCAACGCGCAGCAGACCGAGATCGCGACCCGCATCCTGAAGGAGATCCGCGATCGTCTCACCTTCCTGCTCGACGTCGGCCTGAACTACCTGACCCTCGCCCGCTCCTCCGGCACTTTGTCCGGCGGCGAGAGCCAACGCATCCGCCTGGCCTCGCAGATCGGCTCGGGCCTCACCGGCGTGCTCTACGTGCTGGACGAGCCCTCGATCGGCCTGCATCAGCGCGACAACTCCCGCCTGCTCGACACCCTGAAGCGGCTGCGCGACCTCGGCAACACCGTGATCGTCGTCGAGCATGACGAAGACGCGATTCGTCTCGCCGACTACGTGCTCGACATCGGCCCGGGCGCCGGCACCCATGGCGGCCACATCGTCGCCGAGGGCACGCCGGCAGAGATCATGCGCAATCCGAAGTCGCTGACCGGCAAATATCTCACCGGCGAGCTCGAGGTCGAGGTCCCCGAGCGGCGGCCGCCGAACCATCGCCGCACCATCAAGGTCGTCAACGCCCGCGGCAACAATCTTAAGAACGTTTCGGCGGAGATTCCGCTCGGGCTGTTCACGGCGATCACCGGCGTCTCCGGCGGCGGCAAGTCGACGCTGCTCATCGACACGCTCTACAAAGCGATCGCGCGCAAGCTCAACGGCGCCAATGAGGCAGCCGCGCCGCATGACCGGATCGAGGGACTGGAGCACATCGACAAGATCATCGACATCGACCAGTCGCCGATCGGCCGCACGCCGCGCTCCAACCCCGCGACCTATACCGGCGCGTTCACGCCGATCCGTGAATGGTTCGCCGGCCTGCCCGAGGCGAAGGCGCGCGGCTACGAGCCCGGCCGCTTCTCCTTCAACGTCAAGGGCGGCCGCTGCGAAGCCTGCCAGGGCGACGGCGTCATCAAGATCGAGATGCACTTCCTGCCGGACGTCTACGTCACCTGCGATGTCTGCAAGGGCAAGCGCTACAACCGCGAGACGCTCGACGTGCTGTTCAAGGGCAAGTCGATCGCCGACGTGCTCGACATGACCGTCGAGGAGGCCGCCGAGTTCTTCAAGGCGGTGCCGCGCGTGCGCGACACGTTCGAGACCTTGCGCCGCGTCGGCCTCGACTACATCCATGTCGGCCAGCAGGCCACCACGCTGTCGGGCGGCGAGGCGCAGCGCGTCAAGCTCGCCAAGGAGCTGTCCAAGCGCGCCACCGGCCGCACGCTCTATATCCTGGACGAGCCGACCACCGGCCTGCACTTCCACGACGTCAAGAAGCTCCTGGAGGTGCTGCACGAGCTGGTCGCGCAGGGCAACACGGTGGTCGTCATCGAGCACAATCTCGAGGTCATCAAGACCGCCGACTGGGTCATCGACCTCGGCCCCGAAGGCGGCGACGGCGGCGGCGAGATCGTCGCCTGGGGCCCGCCGGAGGACATCGTGAAAGCGCCGCGCAGCTACACAGGGCAATTCCTGAAGCCGGTGCTCGAGAAGTCAGCCAGGCCGAAGAAGCGCAGCCGCGGCGCGGCCAGCGAGGCGGCGGAGTAGTGCGTCGTTGGATCTTGGAGGAGGAGCGCAGCGACATCCGGGTTCATCGCTGACATCCGAGGAGAACCCGGATGTCGCTGCGCTCATCCGTGCTACGCGTCTCCGCCGAAGCCCTCTGGGCGCGGGTGGAGCAATCCAAGTTTCCGCCCAAAACTCTGGATGGCTTCGAGGCTCCGACGAGCCGTGCAGTCAGGGGCCGGATCGCACCGCCTGTCAGGCCTGTTATCTCACATCGCGATGATCCCGGAACGCCAAGCATGCCGATGCCCTACTCCCTGGTCATCTTCGATCTGGACGGCACGCTGGCCGACAGCCTCCCCTGGTTCCGGCGCAACGTGAATATCGTGGCGGCGCGCTATCGCTTCCGTCCCGTGATCGACGAGGATGTCGAGCTGCTGCGGCACTCCTCGACCGCCGAGGTGCTGAACCATCTCGGCGTCGCGCGCTGGAAGCTGCCGCTGATCGCGCGGCACATCCGCAAGCTCAAGACCGAGCAGGCCGCCAGCATTCCGCTGTTTGCCGGTGTCGAGCAGATGCTGGCGACGCTGGCCGGCGCCGGTGTCCGCCTCGCGCTGGTGTCGTCCGACACCGAGGCCAACGCGCGCCAGAAGCTCGGCGCCTCCGCGCGGCTGTTCGCCGCCTTCGACTGCTCGGCCTCCTTGTATGGCAAGGCGAAGAAGTTCAGGCGCGTCGTGAAGCGCGCCGGCGCTGATCCCGCCGCAGTGATCGCCATCGGCGACGAGACCCGCGACATTGAAGCCGCCCGTGCCGCCGGCATCGCCTTCGGCGCGGTGACCTGGGGCTACGCCGCGGAGAAGGCGCTGCGCGACCGCGGCCCGGAGATGGTGTTCACGCGGATGGAGGAGATCGTGGAGCGGTTGGTGGTGCGGGACTCGTCGCCAGAGGCGTAGCCCGGATCAGCGCGGCGACATCAGGGGTCTCATCCGACATCAGCGCTGAACCCGGATGTCGCTATCGCTCATCCGGGCTACGGGAATCACCGCCGCAGGAACGCGCCGAACGCGCGCGGGCCGTCGCCGACCTTGATCTCGGCCGTCACCTTCAGCGCCGCGGCGTCGATGACGCTGAGGATGTTGCTCTCCCAATTCGCGACGATGATGCGCTGGCCATCGGCGGTGGCCTCGATGCCCTCGGGATAGTCTCCGACGGTGATGCGCTTGAGCGGCTGCTGGCTCGCCACATCGAACACGCTCACCGTGCCGTCATACTGATCAGTGACGAAGCCCCTGCCCTGCGCGAGCGCCACGGCATAGGGCCGCAGGCCCGTCTTGATGCGAGCGATCTCGCGGCCCTCGGCGAGATCGATCACCGAAACGTCGTTGGAGCCGACATTGGCGGTGTAGGCGCGCTTGCCCTCCGTGTCGATGGTGACGCCGAACGGCCGCGTGCCAACCTTGATGGTCCTGAGCCGCTGCCGTGTGGCGGTGTCGCTCACCGAGACCATGTCGTCGTCACGGTCGGCCGAGAGCAGCAGCTTGCCGTCCGCCGTCACCGCGAGCCCCGAAGGCGAGGCGCCGACCGCGATGCTGCCAGTGACCTTCAAGGTCTTGGCATCGATGACGCGGATCGCCGCATTGTACCAATCGGCGACGTAGACCGTTGCTCCGTCCGGCGCCACCGCAATCCCGAGCGGCCCGCCGCCGACCTCGACGCGGCCGACGACTTTTCGCGCAACAGCATCGATGATGCTGACGGCCTTGTCGTCCGGGCTGGCCACATAGGCGAAGCGCCCGTCAGCGGCAACCGCGACGCCGGCAGGCTTGCCGCCGATCGGAATCGTTGCGACCGGCTTGGACGTCGCGAGATCGACGATGGTGAGATCGTCGCTGAGCTGATTGGTGACGAAAGCTTCCTCGGCGTGGATCGGGACGGAGCCGAACAGAAAAGCTCCGAGAACGCCAAGGAGGAGAAATCGTGCTCGCCGCTGGAGCCGAGATGGCATGTCATCGACGGTCGGCTCCCTCTCGCCGTAACAACGGGCAGAGGGAGCGCCCTGCGCCTGGAGCAACATGGTCACTCCGATCAGCTTCCGCTCTCCACCTTCGTCTTCAGCCCCTCGAGCCCGCCCTTGTACAATCCGGTCACCGCGTTCACGGCCGCCTCGTCGCTGAGCTCCGGCGGAGGATCATTGTTGGGGAAGCCGCGGTAGAAGGCGCCGGTCCATTCGACGACGCTGCCCTTGCCGTCGGCGCTCGGCGTCACCGCGATGGTCGACGAGTAGTTCGTCACCGGCAGCACCTTCACGTCGACAGCCGTGATGCGGTACGAGTAGCTCATCTTCTCGGCGTCGTATTTGTACAGCTCCTCGTCGACGGTCGCGCCGCCCTTCAGGGTCAGCTTGCGGGTCGCGCCGATCTCGTTGCCCTTGTCGCCCGCGGTCTTGTCGACGACGCCGAGCCAGCTCATGTCCTGAAAATTGCCCATGACCGCCCACACCTTCGCGGGCGCGGCGTTGATCTCGACATGCTCCTGCACCTTGCGCCGGGTGGGCCCATGCGCATCCGCCGTGGTCAGGGCCGTGATCGTCAGGGCCGTCGTCACGATCGCGAGCGCCGCCACAGGGGTCAGCGACTTGCCGAACACCATCCTCATCTCGTTTCCTCGGTCTCTTTCATTGGCCGGCACATCTGCGCTCGGCGGCGTCATCTTTGCACCGCTCCGGATTGTTGCAACAAAAAAGACGGCGTCGTGGCCGCCTCACTCCGCGCCGCAGCAGCGCTTGAATTTCTGGCCGGAACCACACGGACAGGGGTCGTTGCGGCCGGTCTTGCCGAGCGAGGCGAACGGATTGGGGCGCTCGGCAAAGTCGGGCGTGCCGGGCAAGGAGACCCCGCTCTGCCGATGGCGATAGAGAGTGAGAACGGACTCCCGCGCGAGAATGGCCATCTTGTCGCTCAGCCTGCCGAGCTCGACCGGATCGCTGTGCTCGTCGAGCACGGCATCGATCGCCATCATCAGGTTCAGGGCCGCCCCCCTCACCTCATCATCGCCGACCTGCCGATAGGCGATGAAGCGCTCGCGACGCAGTGCCACTGCGGCGGCAAAGCCCTCGACCCACAGCTCCCAGATCACCTCGCCGCCACGCTCGACCGGAAAGCGGGGCTGGTACAGCTCCGGGCTACGCGCCAGCGTCCGCGCGATCTCGTCGTGATACGCGGCCACCAGCTCGAGCACCGCATTGGCGTGGTCGATGCTCGCAAACACCGAGCGTATCCCCTTGCCGAGTCCGAATGCGGCTGAGAACCATTCACCGGCCGGAACCTGCTCGGGCAAAGTCAGAAGACCGGCGATGAAGCCATCGAGTTCCTCCAGCACCATGGCCCGATCGTCGAGCGCGAGCAGCGCCTGCTCCAGCGCCGCGTGAGAGTTGGTCTGATCCGCCATCTGCAACCCTGCTCTTGCCCCGCCGACATCCCGGCCTGATTTGCCCGACGCCCGGGCCGACGAAGCAGCGAGGTGGCATTTTTGACATCAAACCGATGCTGCGCGCAAAATCTAAATTTCAGAGCGCGATCAGCTGGATCGCCCCTGTCCAGACCCGCCTTGAAAAATATTCCGCTTTCGTCTTTGTCGAATTTCGGTTTTCCTGTCGCCGTCCTGCCCGCACGAGAGGGGCGCGTCGCGGTCGTCACGGGCGTTGCGGGCGGGATGCGATGGACGTCACGGGCCCGGTGCTTTTGCGCAAGACGACGGGCTGCGGGGCGGACGGCGAAATCGTGTGGTCCCGACCTCCCGACGCTGAGGTCAAATCGCAGGCGTTAGCTGACGCGGCGCTTGCGATGACGGTGGCCAGAAAGCCCGGTGCACCGAGGAGAGCGCGTATAAGCCGTTAAAACCGTCGCGCAGGGAAGGCCGGTGTGTAGCGGCCAATCCTGTGGTGACTGCCGCCTGCTTTTTTTCTGCAGGCGGGCCATGGGTGCGGCCTGCACCCGGCCTTCCCTGCGCCCTCTCACTTCAGGAGGGCGGACTGAAAGTCGAAAGCTCGGGTGCGGAGGCACCGCGAGAATGGTGCTTCATGCCAAGTTGTTGCGCAACACGATCGCTCCACACTCCCCTGTCATCGCCCGGCTTGACCGGGCGATCCAGTATTCCAGAGACGTTCATTGTTGATCGATGGGCCGCGGCGTACTGGATCGCCCGGTCAAGCCGGGCGATGACAGCTTTGTTGTGGTTTCTGGCTGGGCGAAGCAATGCAGGCTGGCCACGGCGATCCCTAACCCTCACTCCGCCAACACACCCTGCACGAACCCGTCCGGATCGTTGCAGAACTCGCGCAGCGCCTTGAAATGATCGGTGTCCTGCACGCGCACGGGCTCGAGGCCGTATTTCGTCAGCCGCAGCAGGGTTGCGCCGGGATAGGCCATCAGGACGGGCGAATGCGTCGCCATCAGCACCTGACAATGACTGGCCTCATCCATCCGCCGCATGAGCTTCAGAAACTCGATCTGCCGCGCCGGAGACAGCGCCGATTCCGGCTCGTCGAAGATGTAGAGGCCTTGGCGCTGGCAGCGCTCCTCGAAGAAGCGCAGGAAGCCCTCGCCATGGGAATGCGACAGGAAGTCGGGCGGCGGCCCGCCGAGCGGATCGTCCAGCGCGGCTTCATCGAGATAGCGCGCCACCGAGAAGAAGCTCTCGGCGCGGAAGAACCAGCCTTTGGTGATCTTGGGCAGCCACGCCGCACGAAGGGCCTTTCCCAACGCGCCACCCATGCGCTCAATCGCGCGGCCATGATCGACCGGCATGTACCCCTTGCCGCCGCCGGCCTCGTCATAGCCGGCGAGTGCGGCGATGCCTTCGAGCAGGGTCGATTTGCCGGTGCCGTTCTCGCCGACGATGATGGTGATGGCGCTCGTGAAGCCGAGCTCGAACTCGTCGTGCAGGAACGACAGGCAGAACGGATAGGCGGCGCGGTCGGTGATCTTGGCGGGATCGAGCCACAGTCGCTTCAGATAGGGTGCGCGCAGCCTGATCTCGCGCTGCTTCCTGGCCATGACGCTTTCACAACCTTGCTGACAACCAATACAATGTTGCACATTGCGGCCGAGCCGGCCATCGGCGCGACCTTGTCAGGCCACGACCTCCAACACCAGCTCCATGGTCATCAGCACCGGATTGTCGCCGCGCACCAGGCGTCCCTGCGCCAGCGCGCCGGTGTAGTCCACCAGCGCGATGTCGAGCGAGGCTTCCGGACCATCCGCGCCCGCCGCAATGGCGCCGGATGCGATGGTCAACTCGGTTGCGAACGGCGCGACGATCATGCCATCCGCAAAGCGCGCGCCGATGGTCGAGCCCACGCCGCCGCGGATCCGCGCTTCGCAAATACCATGGGTTCGGCAGAAGGCTTCGAGGCAGAAGGCGACATCCTGGTTCGGCCGCAGCCGCAATGCGAAGGCCCGGCAATCCGTGCTGGCGCCGCGGAGCCCGGCCAAGACCGGGCCGAACAGCTTGAAGCCTGTCTCTGGATCAGGCTCCGCTGTGAAGAGCGCGCCGTCGATCCCGAAGGCCTCGACCTCGAAGGGTTCAGCGACCATCGTCTCATCCGGCAGGATGTGACCCCCGCCGGCGCGCCCGCCCTCTTCCGTCCACAGCGCGTGGCAATGAAAGAACGGCGCGCCGTCGCGTAGGCCGAGCGTCATGGTCCCGGTCGTCAGCCGGGTGACGCCCGTCGGCCGATGGGTCTCGCTGTAGAACGCCGCATGATCCGGCGTCTTCGACAACGCGGGCATGACATAAGCGAAAGGTCCGAGTGCGCCGCCTCGCATCTCCAGCACGCCACCGGCAAAACCTTCGCGCGCAAAGGCCCGATGCGCCGCTTGCAGCAGCGGTACGCCCGGATCCATCGTGAATCTGAAGCTGCGCCCGCGCGCCTCGACCCACTGAATGCGCTCCGCGACGGGCGCGCCGGGCTGGGTGATCGATCGCATCGCGCGTCAGCCCTGCCTGGTGAGATCGAGCAGCCCGCGCGCCTCGAGCTCGTCGCGCACCAGGCGCTTCGGGATCTTGCCATAGCCGGATTTCGGCAAGCTCTCCCAGAAGAAGAACCGCTTGGGCATCTTGTAGCGCGGCAGCTTGGTCGCGAGATAGCCGGCGATGTCGCTCTCGCTCGGCGCTTTTGCGCCCTCGCGCGCGACGCAGACGGCGACGCCGACCTCGCCCCAGACCGGGTCGGGCACGCCGAGCACGGCGACCTCGCCGATATCCGGATGGGTCAGGATCTTTTCCTCGACCTCGCGCGGATAGATGTTGGAGCCGCCGGAGATGTACATGTCGGAGGCGCGGCCGGTGATGTAGAGGAACCCCTGCGCGTCCATGTGACCGAGATCGCCGGTGCGGAACCAGCCATCGCGAAATGCCTTCGCGTTGGCCTCGGGATTGTCGTAGTAGCCCGCGAACACCGCCGGGCCGATGACGCAGATCTCGCCGGTCTCGCCCGGCTTCAGCTCGCGCCCCTGATCGTCCTGGATCGAGACCTGCATGCCCGTGCGCTCATAACCGCAGCTGCCGATCCGCGCCTCGGGACCGTCCTCTTCCTCATGCGCAGGGGCCGGCAGCACGGTGATGTTGCCGGTCACCTCGCCAAGTCCGAAATACTGCACGATGACCTTGCCGAGCCGCGCCAGCGCGCGCTTCTGGTCCTCGCGATACATCGGCGCGCCGGCATAGATGACATGGCGCAGCGAGGAGTGATCGAACTGATCGACCGCGGGGTGCTCGACCATCATCTTCAGGATGGTCGGCACCGTGAACAAATTGCTGATGCGATGCCGCTCGATCAGGCGGAATGCCTCGGCGATGTCGAACTTCTCGCTCGGCAGCAGCACCGTCTTGGCGCCCCGCGCGCTCTGCATCAGCTGGTGCACGCCGGCGCCATGCGACAGCGGCGCCACGACGAGAGAGGCGTCATGCTCGGTGGTGCCGGGCGTGAGATCGGCGAGATGGTTGGTGATGACGAAGGCCATCTGGCCGTGGGTGAGCACAGCCGCTTTCGAGCGGCCCGTCGTGCCCGAGGTGAAGAAGAACCAGCAGGGATCGTCGTGCTCGACAGTAGCATTCGCGACGTCGGCGCCGGCATGGGCCTTGATCGCGTCGGAGACCGAGCGCGTGCCGAAGCTGCCGCCGTCGCCGATGCGCCACGTGAACGTGGCGCTCGTCACCGCTGCGGCATGCTCGGGAAAATCGACATGGCAGAGAAACGCCTTGGCGCCAGAGGCGGTCGCGAGATAGGCGACCTCGTCCGGCATCAGGCGAAAATTGGTGGGTACCCACACCGCGCCGAGCCGGAACGCGGCGAACATCGAGACGAACATCTCCTCGCAGTTCTTGGAATGCACCAGGATGCGATCGCCCTTGCTGATCCCCTGCTCCGCCAGCGCCGCCGCCAGCGCCGACACCATCGTATCGATTTCCCGCCAGCTCCAGGAGCGCTCGCCCCACACGAACCCGATGCGGTCGCCGAGGCGGCGGCCGTTCTGCGTCACGATGTGTGCGAGGTTCATCACCCGGCGGGACATGCGCAGCTGTGTCATCGACGAGCCCTCGTGCTGATCGCGCGGATGAACAGACCCGTGAACAGACTCATATGGCGGCGTCCCCTCGATCGATCCGTCGGGCGATCTCAGCCGCCCGTTACCATCAGGCCTGTTTATCGTGCTCCGCCGCGCCCTCGCAAGGCCGCCCTGCCCATCGCTCCCATGCGGCTGCAGGGCGGTCGCACACGGCGTGGCGGCCAACCTGCTTCCGCGTCATCATGGCCGGGCCTGTCCCGGCGGTC
Proteins encoded in this window:
- a CDS encoding PCC domain-containing protein — encoded protein: MRSITQPGAPVAERIQWVEARGRSFRFTMDPGVPLLQAAHRAFAREGFAGGVLEMRGGALGPFAYVMPALSKTPDHAAFYSETHRPTGVTRLTTGTMTLGLRDGAPFFHCHALWTEEGGRAGGGHILPDETMVAEPFEVEAFGIDGALFTAEPDPETGFKLFGPVLAGLRGASTDCRAFALRLRPNQDVAFCLEAFCRTHGICEARIRGGVGSTIGARFADGMIVAPFATELTIASGAIAAGADGPEASLDIALVDYTGALAQGRLVRGDNPVLMTMELVLEVVA
- a CDS encoding HAD-IA family hydrolase codes for the protein MPYSLVIFDLDGTLADSLPWFRRNVNIVAARYRFRPVIDEDVELLRHSSTAEVLNHLGVARWKLPLIARHIRKLKTEQAASIPLFAGVEQMLATLAGAGVRLALVSSDTEANARQKLGASARLFAAFDCSASLYGKAKKFRRVVKRAGADPAAVIAIGDETRDIEAARAAGIAFGAVTWGYAAEKALRDRGPEMVFTRMEEIVERLVVRDSSPEA
- a CDS encoding acyl-CoA synthetase; this translates as MTQLRMSRRVMNLAHIVTQNGRRLGDRIGFVWGERSWSWREIDTMVSALAAALAEQGISKGDRILVHSKNCEEMFVSMFAAFRLGAVWVPTNFRLMPDEVAYLATASGAKAFLCHVDFPEHAAAVTSATFTWRIGDGGSFGTRSVSDAIKAHAGADVANATVEHDDPCWFFFTSGTTGRSKAAVLTHGQMAFVITNHLADLTPGTTEHDASLVVAPLSHGAGVHQLMQSARGAKTVLLPSEKFDIAEAFRLIERHRISNLFTVPTILKMMVEHPAVDQFDHSSLRHVIYAGAPMYREDQKRALARLGKVIVQYFGLGEVTGNITVLPAPAHEEEDGPEARIGSCGYERTGMQVSIQDDQGRELKPGETGEICVIGPAVFAGYYDNPEANAKAFRDGWFRTGDLGHMDAQGFLYITGRASDMYISGGSNIYPREVEEKILTHPDIGEVAVLGVPDPVWGEVGVAVCVAREGAKAPSESDIAGYLATKLPRYKMPKRFFFWESLPKSGYGKIPKRLVRDELEARGLLDLTRQG
- a CDS encoding AAA family ATPase, encoding MARKQREIRLRAPYLKRLWLDPAKITDRAAYPFCLSFLHDEFELGFTSAITIIVGENGTGKSTLLEGIAALAGYDEAGGGKGYMPVDHGRAIERMGGALGKALRAAWLPKITKGWFFRAESFFSVARYLDEAALDDPLGGPPPDFLSHSHGEGFLRFFEERCQRQGLYIFDEPESALSPARQIEFLKLMRRMDEASHCQVLMATHSPVLMAYPGATLLRLTKYGLEPVRVQDTDHFKALREFCNDPDGFVQGVLAE
- a CDS encoding YecA family protein — translated: MADQTNSHAALEQALLALDDRAMVLEELDGFIAGLLTLPEQVPAGEWFSAAFGLGKGIRSVFASIDHANAVLELVAAYHDEIARTLARSPELYQPRFPVERGGEVIWELWVEGFAAAVALRRERFIAYRQVGDDEVRGAALNLMMAIDAVLDEHSDPVELGRLSDKMAILARESVLTLYRHRQSGVSLPGTPDFAERPNPFASLGKTGRNDPCPCGSGQKFKRCCGAE
- a CDS encoding SRPBCC family protein, encoding MRMVFGKSLTPVAALAIVTTALTITALTTADAHGPTRRKVQEHVEINAAPAKVWAVMGNFQDMSWLGVVDKTAGDKGNEIGATRKLTLKGGATVDEELYKYDAEKMSYSYRITAVDVKVLPVTNYSSTIAVTPSADGKGSVVEWTGAFYRGFPNNDPPPELSDEAAVNAVTGLYKGGLEGLKTKVESGS
- a CDS encoding cytochrome D1 domain-containing protein; its protein translation is MPSRLQRRARFLLLGVLGAFLFGSVPIHAEEAFVTNQLSDDLTIVDLATSKPVATIPIGGKPAGVAVAADGRFAYVASPDDKAVSIIDAVARKVVGRVEVGGGPLGIAVAPDGATVYVADWYNAAIRVIDAKTLKVTGSIAVGASPSGLAVTADGKLLLSADRDDDMVSVSDTATRQRLRTIKVGTRPFGVTIDTEGKRAYTANVGSNDVSVIDLAEGREIARIKTGLRPYAVALAQGRGFVTDQYDGTVSVFDVASQQPLKRITVGDYPEGIEATADGQRIIVANWESNILSVIDAAALKVTAEIKVGDGPRAFGAFLRR
- the uvrA gene encoding excinuclease ABC subunit UvrA encodes the protein MDEVLKAKQRAQANSSSLRAITIRGAREHNLKNIDVEIPRDKLVVFTGLSGSGKSSLAFDTIYAEGQRRYVESLSAYARQFLEMMQKPDVDQIDGLSPAISIEQKTTSKNPRSTVGTVTEIYDYMRLLWARVGVPYSPATGLPIESQTVSQMVDRVLALPEGTRLYLLAPVVRGRKGEYKKELAEYLKKGFQRVKIDGTFHELAEAPTLDKKFPHDIDVVVDRIVVRPDIGQRLAESFETALKLAEGLAVVEFADAPASAAPAEEKEKKKTAKIHDKSGPERILFSEKFACPVSGFTIPEIEPRLFSFNNPYGACPECGGLGVEQHVDADLVIPDKDLTLRKGAIAPWAKSSSPYYLQTLTALGKFYKFTLDTKWKDLPKKTQNALLHGSGDDEIKFTYEDGVRSYDTKKPFEGVITNIERRFRETESEWAREELGKYFNDVPCAGCKGFRLKPEALSVKVGGKHIGEISDLSVKAAGEWFAEVPSQLNAQQTEIATRILKEIRDRLTFLLDVGLNYLTLARSSGTLSGGESQRIRLASQIGSGLTGVLYVLDEPSIGLHQRDNSRLLDTLKRLRDLGNTVIVVEHDEDAIRLADYVLDIGPGAGTHGGHIVAEGTPAEIMRNPKSLTGKYLTGELEVEVPERRPPNHRRTIKVVNARGNNLKNVSAEIPLGLFTAITGVSGGGKSTLLIDTLYKAIARKLNGANEAAAPHDRIEGLEHIDKIIDIDQSPIGRTPRSNPATYTGAFTPIREWFAGLPEAKARGYEPGRFSFNVKGGRCEACQGDGVIKIEMHFLPDVYVTCDVCKGKRYNRETLDVLFKGKSIADVLDMTVEEAAEFFKAVPRVRDTFETLRRVGLDYIHVGQQATTLSGGEAQRVKLAKELSKRATGRTLYILDEPTTGLHFHDVKKLLEVLHELVAQGNTVVVIEHNLEVIKTADWVIDLGPEGGDGGGEIVAWGPPEDIVKAPRSYTGQFLKPVLEKSARPKKRSRGAASEAAE